One stretch of Ammospiza nelsoni isolate bAmmNel1 chromosome 21, bAmmNel1.pri, whole genome shotgun sequence DNA includes these proteins:
- the MRM1 gene encoding rRNA methyltransferase 1, mitochondrial isoform X2 produces MERALLPLLCPRALRLCRAPLRFRSSRGAEQGAPRGSDPPEASGAGRGSRTGRELWRAQQDSPRAGTGKGLGRKAPPALERTKGSEIVFGVAPCWLALARARRALFRLFLKEQRGGPGRPLRAELALQAAARGVPVLHVPGRALDTLCRGRPHQGVCLEAAPLPFRSLRDAEERDGESGERQLLWLVLEHIQDPMNLGALLRSAYFLGVDRVVATRSNSCPLTPIVSKASAGTMEVFDVYSTDDLPAFLKAKSAEGWEVVGTASRPEDVEGVPVISCSEFRWDKPLIVVIGSEGEGISLQTQLQCQQMLAIPPGRALHPGIDSLNVSVAAGILLHSICSQKRRHGD; encoded by the exons ATGGAGCGGGCgctgctgcccctcctgtgCCCGCGGGCCCTGCGGCTGTGCCGGGCCCCGCTCCGGTTCCGCTCCAGCCGCGGGGCTGAGCAAGGAGCGCCCCGAGGCAGCGATCCCCCGGAGGCTTCGGGGGCCGGGCGGGGGTCGCGCACCGGGCGGGAGCTGTGGCGGGCACAGCAGGACTCGCCCCGGGCCGGCacggggaaggggctggggcgAAAGGCGCCGCCGGCCCTGGAGAGAACCAAAGGCTCGGAGATCGTGTTCGGGGTGGCCCCGTGCTGGCTGGCGCTGGCCCGGGCGCGCAGGGCGCTGTTCCGGCTGTTCCTCAAGGAGCAGCGCGGCGGCCCCGGGCGGCCCCTGAGGGCCGAGCTCGCCCTGCAGGCCGCGGCCCGCGGGGTGCCCGTGCTGCACGTCCCGGGCCGGGCGCTGGACACGCTGTGCCGGGGCCGGCCCCACCAGggagtgtgcctggaggccgCCCCGCTGCCCTTCAGGAGCCTGCGGGACGCGgaggagagagatggagagagcggggagcggcagctgctgtggctggtgctggagcacaTCCAGGACCCCATGAACCTGGGGGCTCTGCTGCGCTCCGCGTACTTCCTGGGGGTGGACAGAGTGGTGGCGACACGCAGCAACAG CTGCCCCTTGACTCCCATAGTGAGCAAAGCCAGTGCTGGAACCATGGAGGTCTTTGATGTGTACAGCACAGATGATCTGCCGGCCTTTCTGAAG gCTAAAAGTGCAGAAGGCTGGGAAGTGGTGGGAACAGCCAGCAGGCCTGAGGatgtggaaggtgttcctgtcATCAGCTGCTCGGAATTCCGGTGGGACAAACCCCTCATTGTGGTGATAG GCAGTGAAGGGGAGGGCATTTCCCTGCAGAcccagctgcagtgccagcagatGTTGGCCATCCCCCCTGGCAGGGCGCTGCACCCCGGCATCGACTCCCTCAACgtctctgtggctgcag GTATCCTCCTGCACTCCATCTGCAGCCAGAAACGGAGGCATGGAGATTGA
- the MRM1 gene encoding rRNA methyltransferase 1, mitochondrial isoform X1 → MERALLPLLCPRALRLCRAPLRFRSSRGAEQGAPRGSDPPEASGAGRGSRTGRELWRAQQDSPRAGTGKGLGRKAPPALERTKGSEIVFGVAPCWLALARARRALFRLFLKEQRGGPGRPLRAELALQAAARGVPVLHVPGRALDTLCRGRPHQGVCLEAAPLPFRSLRDAEERDGESGERQLLWLVLEHIQDPMNLGALLRSAYFLGVDRVVATRSNSCPLTPIVSKASAGTMEVFDVYSTDDLPAFLKAKSAEGWEVVGTASRPEDVEGVPVISCSEFRWDKPLIVVIDPAAVPADVGHPPWQGAAPRHRLPQRLCGCRYPPALHLQPETEAWRLKSSLFVEEAAQCGYGNALPRVFTITVTSRESPEP, encoded by the exons ATGGAGCGGGCgctgctgcccctcctgtgCCCGCGGGCCCTGCGGCTGTGCCGGGCCCCGCTCCGGTTCCGCTCCAGCCGCGGGGCTGAGCAAGGAGCGCCCCGAGGCAGCGATCCCCCGGAGGCTTCGGGGGCCGGGCGGGGGTCGCGCACCGGGCGGGAGCTGTGGCGGGCACAGCAGGACTCGCCCCGGGCCGGCacggggaaggggctggggcgAAAGGCGCCGCCGGCCCTGGAGAGAACCAAAGGCTCGGAGATCGTGTTCGGGGTGGCCCCGTGCTGGCTGGCGCTGGCCCGGGCGCGCAGGGCGCTGTTCCGGCTGTTCCTCAAGGAGCAGCGCGGCGGCCCCGGGCGGCCCCTGAGGGCCGAGCTCGCCCTGCAGGCCGCGGCCCGCGGGGTGCCCGTGCTGCACGTCCCGGGCCGGGCGCTGGACACGCTGTGCCGGGGCCGGCCCCACCAGggagtgtgcctggaggccgCCCCGCTGCCCTTCAGGAGCCTGCGGGACGCGgaggagagagatggagagagcggggagcggcagctgctgtggctggtgctggagcacaTCCAGGACCCCATGAACCTGGGGGCTCTGCTGCGCTCCGCGTACTTCCTGGGGGTGGACAGAGTGGTGGCGACACGCAGCAACAG CTGCCCCTTGACTCCCATAGTGAGCAAAGCCAGTGCTGGAACCATGGAGGTCTTTGATGTGTACAGCACAGATGATCTGCCGGCCTTTCTGAAG gCTAAAAGTGCAGAAGGCTGGGAAGTGGTGGGAACAGCCAGCAGGCCTGAGGatgtggaaggtgttcctgtcATCAGCTGCTCGGAATTCCGGTGGGACAAACCCCTCATTGTGGTGATAG AcccagctgcagtgccagcagatGTTGGCCATCCCCCCTGGCAGGGCGCTGCACCCCGGCATCGACTCCCTCAACgtctctgtggctgcag GTATCCTCCTGCACTCCATCTGCAGCCAGAAACGGAGGCATGGAGATTGAAATCCTCTTTATTTGTGGAGGAAGCTGCTCAGTGTGGGTATGgaaatgctcttcccagggtcTTCACCATCACTGTGACTTccagggagagcccagagccctga